In one Candidatus Coatesbacteria bacterium genomic region, the following are encoded:
- a CDS encoding MBL fold metallo-hydrolase → MLVARHRSGKAVSMAADQYYVKFWGVRGSYPVADADKLTYGGNTSCVEVRAGDHLVIVDAGTGIIKLGQEIYSDYLAKPKSERRNGLVINMLMTHTHHDHTLGFGFFPPAFSISTTVYIYGPRMFAHDLEEIMSMSMLPPFFPVQLDDMGSMKVIRNIADTDVLVFDEPGAEPRVFHKNDLPADLPEDALKVYNYRTYAHPQGGCIIYKFVYRGRTFVHGTDTEGYRGGDARLIKFAKNADLLSHDAQYDDEDYNRGTFQGFGHSTPLMAAEVAQRAGVKRLGLIHHDPRHSDERIRELEATAREVFPETVAVAEGQRFDLL, encoded by the coding sequence ATGCTGGTTGCCCGTCACAGATCAGGCAAGGCGGTGTCAATGGCAGCCGATCAGTATTATGTAAAATTCTGGGGTGTGCGCGGCAGCTATCCGGTCGCGGACGCCGACAAACTGACCTACGGCGGCAACACCTCCTGCGTCGAGGTCCGCGCCGGCGATCATCTGGTAATCGTCGACGCCGGTACGGGTATCATCAAGCTGGGTCAGGAAATCTACTCCGACTATCTGGCCAAGCCCAAGAGCGAACGCCGCAACGGCTTGGTCATCAACATGCTGATGACCCACACCCACCACGACCACACCCTGGGCTTCGGCTTCTTTCCCCCGGCCTTCAGCATCTCCACCACGGTCTACATCTACGGCCCGCGCATGTTCGCCCACGACCTGGAAGAGATCATGTCGATGTCCATGCTGCCGCCCTTCTTCCCCGTTCAGCTCGACGACATGGGCTCGATGAAGGTCATCCGCAACATCGCCGACACCGACGTGCTGGTCTTCGACGAACCCGGGGCGGAACCCAGGGTCTTCCACAAGAACGATCTGCCCGCGGATCTGCCCGAGGACGCCCTCAAGGTCTACAACTATCGCACTTACGCCCACCCCCAGGGCGGCTGCATCATCTACAAGTTCGTCTACCGCGGGCGCACCTTCGTCCACGGCACCGACACCGAGGGCTACCGCGGCGGCGACGCCCGCTTGATCAAGTTCGCCAAAAACGCCGATCTGCTGTCCCACGACGCCCAGTACGACGACGAGGATTACAACCGGGGCACCTTCCAGGGCTTCGGTCACTCCACTCCGCTGATGGCCGCCGAGGTGGCCCAGCGGGCCGGAGTCAAACGCCTGGGCTTGATCCATCACGATCCCCGACACAGCGACGAACGTATCCGCGAGCTGGAGGCCACGGCCCGGGAGGTTTTTCCGGAAACAGTCGCCGTAGCCGAGGGTCAGCGCTTCGACCTGCTCTGA